In Luteolibacter arcticus, one genomic interval encodes:
- a CDS encoding tandem-95 repeat protein yields MKTCRNLFILSGITLSIITGFILWPQLDIPIQTAARSAPGGQNREIKRLQRFSAVDTGTAEVAGEAQPFSATAIALEPLPVPDFATIDAFDGWVARWKEATPGERAAMTVEGARLAAARRPQFKVLIEVDPRLALERAVPRVVRQDLPEEIVVQLEEPVSAKGDFSVYGGRPAPGTRYRADQLTLRYFEAGGVNFKARVFGAIKNLGSRPGVPLQGVAIDREMAVAENAVRRLESGERIPAGTVVEETCPISGETSASVSAGEEVTTEAPVVEVAGRVLTFCEDPHAAVLEEQFRSWLEASGTGGAGFFTDNFPGTAARAIGNLRCLYIRATYQDQVAAPNTEEEAYNDMRNSARFFLENSYGKLTTTTTVTSLVTLPQTMAWYKAKDAEVDGLGLVHTDSRNAARALGYDSDFYDCIIVRINGGPRLEGYSWGGGTPANRVWITWGGMDVINHEAGHAFGRSHARFWQTDDGTGYGNGTSQDYGNPFDIMGGSEGFTAHYNTISKRALGWLPPEYIHEPKTSGTYRLHAYDQPRLEEGKRYALTVAKDSFRKYNLEYHPARGGLLTDSALVLYDGASGNNAGDLLDTTPDTPYVVGDNAGKLDASIALGRTFSDLEADMHFTVVASNATTPSSIDVVYLRGPFPGNSAPALALNTTATNIAVNGSVTFTAVANDADGDMLAYHWEFDDGVSAANSSQITRTFAAAAQVTAMVTVSDMKGGTTRRHMVINVGAHGRQTVTGNITLAGQPMANVRVSITSGKFAYTDAAGNYALAGVTTGNQTLTAKFNGHTLTPSAFANPLNVVAGNNTANWTAAASSVFVTLATTADATEGGANGTFTLTRSGSTAAALVVRVSPAGGTAAKPADYGFAPDYTNDGNYRTFTIPAGQASLAIAVAAVNDAAQEGPETISLQLASNGSYLLNSASSAVMTVNDNDTALPQVAVISNDPYATEFPADTGSFTFTRTGSTAAALNLAMGWTGTATSAADYAALPAVVAIPAGQASFTLAVVPLNDVAIEAPETIIATISTNAAYVRDTARTSATVTLSDDDAAVVTVSVPDAAASEAGPDSGLFLIHRSGSTVAPLKVYYGVHGTAHHGTDYGALNGEVIIPAGASSAPVVIAPNDDAHAEPSESVILAVTTFNNGYSLGPVFQGTLAISDNADLPVVSVRVGTVGVEGGVNPTVTFRAVGRGAGNVVVNYAVSGTATSGTDFPALAGSVSIPVNGPNDVAVTIPITNDAVAEPSETVVITLTPGAAYRIYNDASAEAIIHDNDSGERVTVSTWNQTPAESGAVQGSYYFSRTGTAGNLTVNYATAGTAINGTDYANLTGSVIIPDGQSGVDVAMVPTDDNASEGTETVTLTVLAGAGYGAGRPASATYEIIDSESPALTVGFQAARMDVSETDAAGEYRDIPVTLSAASADIVTVQYAAGAGSASGDDVDWSFVTPGNVPISSGTLTFAPGVTAGNIRVRVKNDGLREPVETVALVLRAPRFASLGNARQTLLVFDDEPSAVVLEERWNGAAVYTNQSWNAATPNYFGTLSSLTPATDVASDYSRRLIGQIVAPVTGNYQFWIASDDASRLYLSTTSLAANRVQIASVANWTNFQEWTKYVSQVSVNIPLVAGQSYYVEVQHQEGGGTDHVSVAWQGPGFARTPVTFATPESAMPRFVRLAAAATSRSEAEGGEPLLMAMLDRPAGSTPVTVDFTVGGTATAGSDFTLAPGTLVFAAGEQVKHLPLAILADSSGEAPEAIVVSLANPTGASLTSPATHVVTVLDAEAPAVGTQYVTASSSMGAGTVVATAGATPAAGRMVTGWSIVAGNTGGAFAINAAGQISLALPAALPNPGGVVLVVRAIDDAGSPGDGLVHIACNAAQGVVEQRWNGRSVFDFEMWDGTPSFSGALATFTSGLGVADNYSRRLTGYLKPEVSGDYTFWVAGDDDCRLNLSSDSSPLNKSRICGVSGSTNFQSWDLQTGQKSGVITLQAGKVYWLEAHQREGGGGDHVSVAWQGPGIARQAIPAAVIFPNVAGLDFDSPPRPPTIVLTSPASGAAFETVDDIALTANIAGGSPAVTAVEFYRGSTLIGSDASAPYAVTWTNPIAGNHALTAKAIFSGGGASSSAATVTVTNSDPAADPDGDGFTTGLELALGTDPQSSASQPPAIYAALRAWWKFNESDGTLADDSTGRPQDGVVTGATWNPGITGNALAFNGVDDGVLMGSAPALTGPGDFTVSAWVNVAPGSSGGTIIQQREPGGSGYLGQYALNVNPAGTVSFYVYGASGYQFNLITVGTIKDDRWHLISGSRQGVNGAIHIDGISAATGSASATLMPLESHAVSVGYDNRDNNKRFNGVIDDVKIHERILSAGELKAARDALVPNSAPVFTAASPSANATEDIAFIGQLAATDVDFGDSLTYSKIAGAAWLQIAQNGGLSGTPDNSHVGPNNATVRVTDAAGLFSDATLTVTVANVNDLPLASDDGSAGTPFVTIAEDATSSPIAVLANDSDVDLDPLTVTAASSPDGAVAINSGTTLSFTPAANFNGPTMIAYTISDGQGGTANATVFMSVTPVNDLPTITAVANQTTNEDTATSAIAFTIDDVETAPASLTVTRATSNTTLLPLANVVLGGSGSSRTVTLTPAANQTGASTITLTLSDGASSANRSFVVTVNPVNDQPLAVQDGSAGSPFVTIAEDITSSPIAVLANDSDVDLDPLTVTAASSPDGAVAINSGTTLSFTPATNFNGPTTIDYTISDGQGGTSSATVHVSVTPVNDLPVIGTVTADEQAISGDAYDSSFAVVSDADGDIVSFTKTSGPAWLVVSSQGGALSGSPAEADEGTSIVVVRATDPGGAWAEASFDLTVIVRRSLAVNFWNTAVATTGVAIGQNTNALNTAVAVSGPVVWNNQAINDAGNGALANGRGTGTYSGVTVNSFSSVPYQQGSSSLAGNDASQAVFRYYLDDSDGEGSYAGGDSTGASIHLTGLGQFLDANAATTYTLTLLFNADTTSTTAPFRTATVRSGVPAAPSAGAIGNLSFLGTIAPTLLGDGKQPLPAVGTSTTGKRGWGRLTGLSAGSITIAIPARSGSTRGSVSGFILTPTGGSLPLTQDGYLQWAATRFGEAAGDPDTGGEEADPNGDGVANLLAYAMGIDPLGTVAPGATAAQRGRIELGKGSGTFHFDYQRDMNATGVNLAIEQSADLAETTAWVPAEVVEEILSEAVGIRTIRATYTPTSGDTLRFFRLRASR; encoded by the coding sequence ATGAAAACCTGTCGTAACCTCTTTATCCTCAGTGGTATCACGCTGAGCATTATCACCGGCTTTATCCTGTGGCCGCAGTTGGACATCCCGATTCAAACGGCGGCTCGGTCGGCGCCCGGTGGACAAAACCGTGAGATTAAGCGCCTCCAGAGATTTTCCGCGGTGGATACCGGGACGGCCGAGGTCGCTGGGGAGGCGCAACCGTTCTCCGCAACCGCGATAGCGCTGGAGCCCTTGCCCGTGCCAGATTTTGCAACGATCGATGCTTTCGACGGCTGGGTGGCCCGGTGGAAAGAAGCGACGCCCGGAGAGCGTGCGGCGATGACAGTTGAGGGAGCGCGGCTTGCCGCCGCACGCCGGCCGCAGTTCAAGGTGTTGATCGAGGTGGATCCGCGGCTGGCGTTGGAAAGGGCAGTACCACGCGTGGTGAGGCAGGATTTGCCGGAGGAAATCGTCGTCCAGTTGGAGGAGCCGGTGTCTGCCAAAGGTGATTTCAGCGTTTATGGCGGACGGCCGGCGCCGGGGACCCGGTATCGGGCCGACCAGCTCACGCTTCGCTATTTCGAGGCCGGGGGCGTCAACTTCAAGGCCCGTGTTTTCGGGGCCATCAAGAATCTCGGCTCACGTCCTGGAGTCCCCCTTCAAGGCGTTGCGATCGACCGTGAAATGGCGGTCGCCGAGAACGCCGTCCGTCGGCTCGAATCCGGCGAACGCATCCCCGCGGGCACGGTGGTGGAAGAAACCTGTCCGATCTCCGGCGAGACCAGCGCATCCGTCTCCGCTGGCGAGGAGGTCACCACGGAAGCGCCCGTCGTCGAGGTTGCCGGCCGGGTGCTGACATTCTGCGAAGACCCTCACGCCGCCGTGTTGGAAGAACAGTTCCGCAGTTGGCTGGAGGCCAGCGGTACCGGCGGTGCGGGCTTCTTCACCGATAATTTTCCCGGCACTGCTGCGCGGGCGATCGGCAACCTCCGCTGCCTCTACATCCGCGCGACCTATCAGGACCAGGTGGCAGCGCCGAACACCGAGGAGGAGGCTTACAACGACATGCGGAACAGTGCGCGCTTCTTCCTGGAAAACTCTTACGGCAAGCTGACCACCACCACCACGGTCACCTCGTTGGTCACGCTCCCGCAGACAATGGCGTGGTACAAGGCGAAGGATGCCGAGGTGGACGGCCTGGGCCTGGTCCACACGGACTCGCGGAACGCGGCACGCGCGCTTGGCTACGATTCCGATTTCTACGACTGCATCATCGTCCGTATCAATGGCGGGCCGCGCCTCGAAGGGTATTCGTGGGGCGGAGGCACGCCGGCCAACCGCGTGTGGATCACCTGGGGCGGCATGGATGTGATCAACCACGAGGCCGGGCATGCGTTTGGACGCAGCCACGCCAGGTTCTGGCAGACCGACGACGGAACTGGCTATGGCAACGGGACCAGCCAGGACTACGGGAATCCCTTCGACATCATGGGGGGCAGCGAGGGCTTCACCGCGCACTACAACACCATCAGCAAACGCGCTCTCGGCTGGCTCCCGCCCGAGTACATTCACGAGCCGAAGACCAGCGGCACCTATCGCCTCCACGCGTACGACCAGCCGCGGCTTGAAGAAGGAAAGCGCTACGCCCTGACGGTCGCTAAGGACAGCTTCCGCAAATACAATCTCGAGTATCATCCGGCCCGCGGCGGCCTGCTCACGGATTCCGCGCTGGTCCTCTACGACGGCGCGAGCGGCAACAACGCGGGTGACCTGCTCGATACCACGCCCGACACGCCCTATGTGGTCGGCGACAATGCCGGCAAGCTCGACGCCAGCATCGCTCTCGGCCGCACCTTCTCCGATCTGGAGGCGGACATGCATTTCACCGTGGTCGCGAGCAACGCAACCACGCCCTCATCGATCGATGTCGTGTATTTACGCGGGCCCTTTCCCGGCAACAGCGCGCCGGCGCTGGCTTTGAACACCACCGCCACCAACATCGCGGTCAACGGCAGCGTCACATTCACCGCGGTCGCGAATGATGCGGATGGCGACATGCTTGCCTACCATTGGGAGTTCGACGACGGCGTCAGCGCCGCGAACAGCAGCCAGATCACGCGCACCTTCGCCGCCGCGGCCCAGGTCACGGCCATGGTCACCGTTTCGGATATGAAAGGCGGCACCACCCGCCGGCACATGGTCATCAATGTCGGCGCCCATGGCAGGCAGACGGTTACCGGTAATATCACGCTGGCCGGTCAGCCGATGGCGAATGTCCGCGTCTCGATCACCAGCGGCAAGTTCGCCTACACCGATGCCGCCGGCAACTACGCGCTGGCCGGCGTGACCACCGGCAACCAGACGCTCACCGCGAAGTTCAACGGCCACACGCTGACGCCATCCGCCTTCGCGAATCCGCTCAACGTCGTCGCGGGCAACAACACCGCGAACTGGACCGCGGCTGCCAGTTCGGTCTTCGTCACGCTCGCCACGACCGCGGACGCGACTGAAGGCGGCGCGAACGGCACTTTCACGCTGACCCGCAGCGGCAGTACCGCCGCCGCCTTGGTCGTCCGCGTCTCGCCGGCGGGGGGAACCGCGGCGAAGCCCGCCGACTACGGCTTCGCGCCGGATTACACGAACGACGGCAACTATCGTACTTTCACCATTCCCGCCGGCCAAGCGTCGCTCGCCATCGCCGTGGCCGCGGTCAATGACGCGGCCCAGGAAGGGCCGGAAACGATCTCGCTCCAGCTCGCGTCGAACGGCAGCTACCTGTTGAACTCCGCGAGTTCCGCGGTGATGACCGTCAATGACAACGACACGGCGCTGCCGCAGGTCGCCGTGATCTCGAACGATCCCTACGCCACCGAGTTTCCCGCCGATACCGGCAGCTTCACCTTCACCCGTACCGGCTCCACCGCGGCGGCCTTGAACTTGGCCATGGGCTGGACCGGCACCGCGACCAGTGCTGCCGATTACGCCGCGCTGCCGGCGGTCGTTGCCATCCCAGCCGGCCAAGCGTCCTTCACGCTGGCTGTCGTCCCGCTGAATGACGTGGCGATCGAAGCGCCGGAAACCATCATCGCTACCATCAGCACCAACGCCGCCTACGTGCGCGATACCGCCCGCACCTCCGCCACGGTCACGCTTTCTGACGATGACGCGGCAGTGGTCACGGTCTCCGTTCCTGATGCCGCCGCTTCCGAGGCGGGTCCGGACTCCGGGTTGTTCCTGATCCACCGCAGTGGCAGCACGGTCGCTCCGTTGAAAGTGTATTACGGCGTTCACGGCACCGCGCACCACGGCACCGACTACGGCGCTTTGAATGGCGAGGTAATCATCCCCGCCGGCGCCAGCAGCGCCCCGGTGGTCATCGCGCCCAATGACGACGCGCACGCGGAACCCTCGGAATCGGTGATTCTGGCGGTGACCACCTTCAACAACGGCTACAGCCTCGGCCCGGTCTTCCAAGGCACACTGGCCATCTCCGACAATGCCGACCTGCCGGTGGTCAGCGTCCGCGTCGGTACGGTAGGGGTGGAGGGAGGTGTCAATCCGACCGTTACCTTTCGCGCCGTCGGCCGTGGCGCGGGAAATGTCGTCGTCAACTATGCCGTCAGCGGCACGGCGACTTCGGGAACGGATTTCCCCGCCTTGGCGGGAAGTGTTTCGATTCCCGTCAACGGGCCCAATGACGTGGCCGTCACCATCCCGATCACCAACGACGCGGTCGCCGAGCCGAGCGAGACCGTGGTGATCACCCTCACCCCGGGGGCTGCTTACCGGATCTACAATGACGCGTCCGCTGAGGCGATCATCCACGACAACGACAGTGGCGAGCGCGTGACGGTCTCGACTTGGAACCAGACGCCAGCCGAGTCCGGCGCCGTTCAGGGCAGCTACTATTTCTCCCGTACCGGCACGGCCGGAAATCTCACCGTGAACTACGCCACCGCGGGCACGGCGATCAACGGCACCGATTACGCGAATCTCACAGGCAGCGTGATCATTCCCGACGGCCAGAGCGGCGTGGACGTCGCGATGGTGCCGACCGATGACAACGCGTCCGAAGGGACTGAAACGGTGACCTTGACGGTGCTCGCCGGCGCCGGCTATGGCGCGGGCCGCCCGGCTTCCGCCACCTACGAAATCATCGACAGCGAAAGTCCGGCCCTCACCGTCGGCTTCCAGGCCGCACGCATGGACGTCAGCGAGACCGATGCCGCAGGTGAGTACCGCGATATCCCGGTGACGCTTTCCGCCGCTTCCGCCGACATCGTGACCGTACAATATGCTGCGGGCGCGGGAAGCGCTTCCGGCGACGACGTCGATTGGTCATTCGTCACGCCCGGAAATGTCCCGATCTCCAGCGGCACCCTGACCTTCGCGCCCGGAGTCACCGCGGGGAACATCCGCGTCCGGGTCAAGAACGACGGCTTGAGAGAGCCGGTGGAAACCGTCGCGCTGGTGCTCCGCGCGCCGCGTTTCGCCTCGCTCGGCAATGCCCGGCAGACGCTGCTGGTTTTCGATGATGAACCCTCCGCAGTGGTGTTGGAGGAGCGCTGGAACGGTGCCGCGGTTTACACCAACCAGTCGTGGAATGCCGCCACGCCGAACTACTTCGGCACGCTCTCGTCCCTCACTCCGGCAACGGATGTCGCGAGTGACTACTCGCGTCGGCTGATTGGCCAGATCGTCGCCCCGGTGACCGGCAACTACCAGTTCTGGATCGCGTCCGACGATGCCTCGCGCCTTTACCTGAGCACGACGTCTCTGGCGGCGAACAGGGTGCAGATCGCCAGTGTCGCCAACTGGACCAACTTCCAAGAGTGGACCAAGTATGTTTCGCAGGTTTCCGTTAATATCCCGCTGGTCGCGGGGCAGTCCTACTACGTGGAAGTCCAACATCAGGAAGGCGGCGGCACCGACCACGTTTCCGTGGCTTGGCAGGGGCCGGGATTCGCCCGCACGCCGGTCACCTTCGCCACACCGGAAAGCGCCATGCCGCGTTTTGTCCGGCTTGCCGCCGCGGCGACCAGCCGCAGCGAGGCGGAAGGTGGCGAGCCCTTGCTGATGGCGATGCTGGACCGGCCGGCCGGGAGTACGCCGGTCACCGTGGATTTCACTGTTGGCGGTACCGCGACCGCGGGCAGCGACTTCACGCTGGCCCCCGGCACGCTGGTCTTCGCCGCGGGCGAGCAAGTAAAGCACTTGCCGCTTGCGATCCTCGCAGACTCGTCCGGCGAAGCCCCGGAGGCCATCGTTGTTTCGTTGGCCAATCCGACCGGAGCCTCGCTCACGTCGCCGGCGACCCATGTCGTCACCGTGCTCGACGCCGAAGCGCCGGCGGTGGGGACGCAGTACGTCACGGCGAGTTCCTCGATGGGTGCCGGCACGGTGGTCGCCACCGCGGGCGCGACCCCTGCCGCGGGCCGCATGGTCACGGGCTGGTCCATCGTCGCCGGAAATACCGGAGGCGCTTTCGCCATCAACGCGGCGGGTCAGATTTCACTGGCCCTTCCCGCCGCGCTGCCAAATCCCGGCGGCGTCGTGCTCGTGGTCCGCGCCATCGACGACGCGGGCTCGCCGGGCGACGGCCTCGTCCACATCGCGTGCAATGCCGCGCAAGGCGTGGTTGAACAGCGTTGGAACGGCCGATCCGTCTTTGACTTCGAAATGTGGGACGGCACGCCTTCCTTTTCCGGCGCGCTCGCCACGTTCACCAGCGGCCTAGGGGTCGCAGACAACTACTCGCGCCGCCTCACCGGCTATCTCAAGCCGGAGGTCAGCGGGGATTACACTTTCTGGGTGGCCGGTGACGACGACTGCCGCCTCAACCTCAGCAGCGATTCCTCGCCGCTGAACAAGTCCAGGATCTGCGGTGTCAGCGGCTCCACGAACTTTCAGAGTTGGGATCTCCAAACCGGCCAGAAATCCGGGGTCATCACGCTGCAGGCAGGCAAGGTGTACTGGCTCGAAGCCCATCAGAGGGAAGGCGGCGGCGGCGACCATGTCTCGGTCGCGTGGCAAGGCCCGGGCATCGCCCGTCAGGCGATTCCCGCCGCGGTGATCTTCCCGAACGTCGCGGGTCTGGATTTCGACAGCCCGCCGCGGCCGCCCACCATCGTGCTCACCTCGCCCGCCAGCGGCGCGGCATTCGAAACGGTGGACGACATCGCCCTGACCGCGAACATCGCCGGCGGGTCGCCCGCCGTCACCGCCGTCGAATTCTACCGCGGCTCCACTTTGATCGGATCCGACGCCAGCGCGCCTTACGCCGTGACGTGGACAAACCCGATCGCGGGAAATCACGCGCTCACTGCCAAGGCAATCTTCAGCGGTGGCGGCGCGAGCTCGTCCGCGGCCACGGTTACCGTCACCAACTCCGATCCCGCTGCCGACCCGGATGGCGATGGCTTCACGACCGGCTTGGAACTCGCGCTCGGAACGGATCCGCAAAGTTCCGCGTCCCAGCCGCCGGCGATCTACGCGGCTCTTCGCGCGTGGTGGAAATTCAACGAAAGCGACGGCACCCTGGCCGACGACTCCACCGGCCGGCCTCAGGATGGTGTTGTTACTGGCGCGACGTGGAACCCCGGAATTACGGGGAATGCCCTTGCTTTCAACGGGGTGGACGACGGTGTCCTGATGGGCTCCGCGCCGGCCCTCACCGGCCCCGGCGACTTCACCGTCTCCGCTTGGGTCAATGTCGCCCCAGGCTCCAGCGGCGGCACCATCATCCAGCAGCGCGAGCCCGGCGGCAGCGGATACCTGGGGCAATACGCGCTCAACGTGAACCCCGCCGGCACCGTCAGCTTCTATGTTTACGGTGCTTCCGGCTACCAGTTCAACCTGATCACCGTGGGCACCATCAAGGACGATAGGTGGCACTTGATCTCGGGCAGTCGCCAGGGCGTCAACGGGGCGATCCACATCGACGGCATCTCCGCCGCCACCGGTTCCGCCAGCGCCACGCTGATGCCACTGGAATCCCATGCCGTGTCCGTGGGCTACGACAATCGCGACAACAACAAACGCTTCAACGGCGTGATCGACGATGTGAAGATCCACGAACGGATTCTTTCGGCCGGCGAGCTCAAGGCCGCGCGCGATGCGCTCGTGCCGAACAGCGCCCCGGTTTTTACCGCCGCTTCACCCAGCGCCAACGCGACGGAAGACATTGCCTTCATCGGTCAGCTTGCGGCGACCGACGTGGACTTCGGAGATTCGTTGACCTATTCGAAGATCGCCGGTGCTGCTTGGCTCCAGATCGCCCAGAATGGCGGTCTCTCCGGCACGCCCGACAACAGCCATGTCGGCCCGAACAACGCCACGGTCCGCGTCACGGATGCCGCGGGGCTTTTCTCGGACGCGACGCTGACCGTCACCGTGGCAAACGTGAACGACCTGCCCCTCGCGAGCGATGACGGCAGCGCCGGCACACCCTTCGTGACGATAGCGGAAGACGCCACCTCGTCGCCGATCGCGGTGCTCGCCAACGACAGCGACGTGGACCTCGACCCGCTCACCGTGACCGCGGCGAGCTCACCGGATGGCGCCGTCGCGATCAACTCGGGCACCACGCTGAGCTTCACCCCCGCGGCCAACTTCAATGGCCCCACCATGATCGCCTACACGATCTCCGACGGCCAGGGCGGGACGGCCAACGCGACTGTCTTCATGTCGGTCACTCCGGTGAACGATCTGCCGACAATCACTGCGGTCGCCAATCAAACTACCAACGAGGACACGGCCACGTCCGCGATTGCCTTTACGATTGACGATGTGGAAACGGCTCCCGCATCCCTCACCGTCACACGCGCCACCTCCAACACCACGCTGCTACCATTGGCGAACGTGGTGCTCGGTGGCAGCGGCTCGAGCCGCACGGTCACTCTCACTCCGGCAGCCAACCAGACCGGTGCTTCGACCATCACGCTCACGTTGAGCGACGGGGCAAGCAGCGCGAACCGCAGCTTCGTCGTCACAGTGAACCCGGTGAACGACCAGCCGCTGGCGGTTCAGGATGGCAGCGCCGGCTCACCCTTCGTGACAATCGCGGAAGACATCACCTCGTCGCCCATTGCGGTGCTCGCCAACGACAGTGACGTGGATCTCGATCCGCTCACCGTGACCGCCGCGAGCTCACCCGATGGTGCCGTCGCGATCAACTCGGGAACCACGCTGAGCTTCACCCCCGCGACCAACTTTAATGGTCCCACCACGATTGACTACACGATCTCCGACGGCCAGGGCGGTACCAGCAGCGCGACCGTCCACGTCTCGGTCACCCCGGTGAACGACCTCCCGGTCATCGGCACGGTGACCGCCGATGAGCAAGCGATCTCCGGGGATGCCTATGACTCCTCTTTTGCGGTCGTCTCCGATGCCGATGGCGACATTGTGAGTTTCACCAAAACCTCCGGCCCGGCGTGGCTGGTCGTTAGTTCGCAAGGGGGAGCATTGTCGGGCAGTCCCGCTGAAGCCGATGAAGGGACGTCGATTGTGGTCGTCCGCGCCACGGATCCCGGGGGCGCGTGGGCCGAGGCGAGCTTCGACCTCACGGTCATCGTCCGCCGCAGCCTCGCGGTCAATTTCTGGAATACGGCCGTTGCCACCACCGGGGTCGCGATCGGACAGAATACTAATGCGCTGAACACGGCCGTCGCCGTTAGCGGGCCTGTTGTGTGGAATAACCAAGCGATCAACGACGCGGGCAACGGGGCTCTGGCGAACGGACGCGGCACCGGCACCTACTCGGGCGTCACGGTGAATTCGTTCTCGTCCGTCCCATACCAGCAGGGATCGTCATCGCTCGCGGGTAACGATGCCTCTCAGGCGGTCTTCCGCTACTACCTGGACGACAGCGACGGTGAGGGAAGCTATGCAGGCGGAGATTCGACCGGCGCGTCGATCCACCTGACCGGGCTCGGCCAGTTCCTCGACGCGAATGCGGCAACCACCTACACCCTGACGCTGCTTTTCAATGCCGACACCACCAGCACAACGGCACCCTTCCGCACGGCGACCGTCCGCAGCGGGGTGCCTGCCGCGCCATCGGCGGGTGCGATCGGCAACTTGAGCTTCCTCGGCACCATCGCGCCGACGCTGCTCGGCGATGGCAAGCAACCGCTACCGGCCGTGGGCACAAGCACCACCGGCAAGCGTGGCTGGGGAAGGCTGACCGGACTCAGCGCCGGCAGCATCACCATCGCGATACCGGCCCGCTCCGGGTCCACGCGGGGCTCCGTCTCCGGCTTCATCCTGACGCCCACCGGCGGCTCGCTGCCGCTCACCCAGGACGGCTATCTCCAGTGGGCCGCCACGCGATTTGGCGAAGCGGCCGGCGATCCGGATACCGGTGGCGAAGAGGCCGATCCGAATGGCGATGGCGTGGCCAACCTGCTCGCCTACGCCATGGGCATCGACCCGCTCGGGACAGTTGCACCGGGCGCGACGGCGGCGCAACGCGGACGCATCGAACTCGGGAAGGGAAGCGGAACCTTCCACTTCGACTATCAACGCGACATGAACGCAACCGGAGTCAACCTTGCGATCGAGCAAAGCGCCGACCTCGCCGAAACCACTGCGTGGGTGCCGGCCGAAGTGGTGGAAGAAATCCTCTCGGAGGCAGTCGGCATCCGCACGATCCGCGCGACCTACACGCCGACTTCAGGAGACACCCTCCGATTCTTCCGGCTCCGTGCAAGCCGTTGA